A portion of the Phaeodactylum tricornutum CCAP 1055/1 chromosome 7, whole genome shotgun sequence genome contains these proteins:
- a CDS encoding predicted protein has protein sequence MDIHDAVSEPWVAPSSPENKSLENQSCARMEEAVQETVGADAPVLSRTLDEPFVVEDPCVMGITDANPNPTEDIAQVEDLIEDIRDEEEEFDLKVPLESVAGANEPENVAARIGHGLLSPIPMHREAEEGAASPSSSPKSPPLVGEKHTDGIETTIHASVPLANSPTPHSHVENLMEADDLPETIQSLSEEFSKASIETPNHKESLIEAAVVDHSLNDSIVSSGSAREEEILQTTRDINTSSQAFIYRLRGAAFRRKMNLTRSRDSLVAKEKQHREDLARAVESAANLAVQRSRRQSEPLPQIRTEESVKITFKARSVPAAVGIKGTGGLSGVPKVEKKPTTIPFSPLLGARRQLRRLTSPWTDSQANTNHISGADDGSKMFMARPLPKTTGFMGQAGQSGIPKVPKRPVTVPCSPLLGARRQSSARVQKHIQTLDPVPDDISTATLPSVTSGCNSSTGVSSLHGLTLLIDENQLPQPNVPLEAGTLGSGTVASCYIPHSTVRAQKRAAYDAQRQQVALMRLEQEQQARRAQVQALDRELKALRTSL, from the coding sequence ATGGATATCCATGATGCAGTTTCCGAACCTTGGGTTGCACCAAGTTCTCCAGAGAACAAGTCGTTAGAGAACCAATCGTGCGCAagaatggaagaagccgttCAAGAAACCGTGGGCGCAGACGCACCCGTCTTGTCCAGAACTCTGGACGAGCCTTTCGTTGTAGAGGATCCCTGCGTGATGGGGATTACCGACGCTAACCCGAATCCGACCGAAGACATAGCTCAAGTGGAGGACTTGATTGAAGACATTcgcgacgaggaagaggaatTTGACTTGAAAGTACCTCTTGAATCTGTGGCTGGTGCCAACGAACCGGAAAACGTTGCAGCGCGGATTGGCCACGGGCTTCTCAGCCCAATTCCCATGCACAGGGAAGCAGAAGAGGGGGCAGCGTCACCATCTTCTTCTCCCAAGTCACCACCTCTTGTCGGTGAAAAGCACACTGATGGAATTGAAACAACCATACACGCAAGTGTCCCACTCGCTAACAGTCCGACACCACATTCACACGTGGAAAATCTCATGGAAGCCGATGACCTTCCGGAAACGATACAATCTTTGTCGGAAGAATTTTCGAAAGCAAGCATCGAAACTCCGAACCACAAGGAATCTTTGATAGAAGCGGCTGTTGTAGATCACTCGTTGAACGATTCTATCGTATCGTCCGGCTCAGCACGGGAAGAGGAGATTTTGCAAACTACGCGCGACATCAACACTTCTTCGCAGGCTTTTATTTATCGACTACGTGGGGCTGCGTTTCGTCGCAAGATGAACTTGACCCGTTCACGGGACAGTTTGGTAGCGAAGGAAAAGCAACATCGCGAAGATTTAGCGCGTGCGGTTGAATCGGCCGCGAATCTTGCGGTACAAAGGTCGAGAAGACAATCGGAACCGTTGCCGCAAATACGTACTGAAGAGTCGGTCAAGATTACGTTCAAGGCGCGATCTGTGCCTGCCGCCGTCGGCATTAAAGGCACAGGCGGCTTGTCGGGAGTTCCGAAGGTGGAAAAGaaaccgacgacgataccgTTTTCCCCCTTGTTAGGTGCTCGCCGTCAACTACGCCGGCTGACATCTCCTTGGACGGACAGCCAAGCCAACACGAATCATATCTCTGGAGCAGATGATGGATCAAAAATGTTTATGGCAAGACCGCTGCCCAAAACGACTGGTTTTATGGGACAGGCTGGTCAGTCGGGAATTCCCAAGGTGCCGAAACGACCCGTGACGGTGCCGTGTTCGCCCCTCCTTGGTGCGCGTAGACAATCATCCGCTCGAGTGCAAAAGCACATTCAGACACTGGATCCTGTACCAGATGATATTTCTACAGCGACACTACCTTCCGTGACTTCCGGGTGCAATTCCAGTACCGGGGTGTCCTCATTGCATGGGCTGACATTGTTGATTGACGAAAATCAATTACCACAGCCGAACGTACCCTTGGAAGCTGGTACGCTTGGGAGCGGCACAGTGGCATCCTGTTACATTCCGCACAGTACGGTGCGGGCTCAAAAACGCGCCGCTTACGATGCGCAACGCCAACAGGTGGCATTGATGCGATTGGAACAGGAGCAGCAAGCGCGACGAGCGCAAGTCCAAGCTCTCGATCGGGAATTGAAGGCGTTGCGGACTAGTTTGTAA
- a CDS encoding predicted protein: protein FLLPVNDYRYSDYPSRVEVPMDLTFVLNRLEADYYGSRPSVVADVRLIRDNCIKYNGEN, encoded by the coding sequence tttcttcttcctgttaACGACTACCGATACTCCGACTACCCGTCTAGGGTTGAAGTGCCTATGGACCTCACCTTCGTGCTGAATCGCCTTGAGGCCGATTACTATGGATCTCGTCCTAGCGTGGTAGCTGATGTTCGTCTAATCCGCGACAACTGTATCAAATACAATGGAGAGAAT
- a CDS encoding predicted protein yields the protein MLCCCKSFLGADDEESFYTLLNLDRDASVDDIKRAYKRQSLQMHPDKLAQRGHTVTAADQLRFTRMKEAYEILSDPYKREAYDAIG from the coding sequence ATGCTGTGCTGTTGTAAAAGTTTTCTCGGAGCggacgatgaagaaagtTTTTACACGTTGCTCAACCTAGACCGTGACGCCTCTGTAGATGACATTAAGCGTGCCTACAAACGACAATCTCTACAAATGCACCCGGACAAACTCGCGCAACGTGGACATACTGTCACAGCTGCCGATCAACTAAGATTTACACGCATGAAGGAAGCCTACGAGATACTATCAGACCCGTACAAACGGGAAGCATACGATGCAATCGGT
- a CDS encoding predicted protein, with translation MMRFRKTRNQYYQQSSFHVLNADGSFPVSLSGDEGDYSPDLVASQKSCRLGTMKRLGCIVPMRKARCSESEEESSLTRYRSSSFSSATSTDASLVLSEYDPSAFVPCLDDVDPLFVTDEGLLLQTDSTMNLSMHRLGTVEEGNEEETEYSESEHVREFSSSALLLNLDSPTTTSPIEDLNRNFSEQVGGKVPSPSLKISNHPSSVESEDPEAPNDDIEAEFRNRSGEHPFKPKRRSYLRQNSPGDSPVESISDRRSDRSSSCGGSAAGTPTFHPKECEYTPSRSVQTASTHALTPDSSPTGFRWAAPRATLASQLKGSQELSPISPTQPAPSWIAPFKDDKFTFHNLSHKSSRDSSLSRSSPIVKPTSGNIQNLINRFEKKPSSEKEDSTSVSRKLIKGILVDKFNPSRFERRQDRSTQKAAVTSISKWAHVTESAFARKKVHLQEPLEGSFWRSRSNAAYSRVLENHAFVPIVRPSVAGRDEFGDLLTHSFVSESGDCDRKGYWELDLKTGNAVNQSSESEIISTRDKNEGTARSLTGVSDDDWGRFSKYDTSSDILGFRAPGSCEI, from the exons ATGATGCGCTTCCGCAAGACCCGTAACCAATATTACCAACAGAGCTCCTTTCACGTTTTGAACGCCGATGGATCATTCCCCGTCTCGCTTTCGGGTGACGAAGGCGACTATTCTCCAGACCTTGTCGCATCTCAGAAATCGTGTCGATTGGGAACTATGAAAAGGCTAGGCTGTATTGTACCGATGCGGAAAGCGCGCTGTAGCGAAAGCGAGGAAGAATCCTCTCTTACAAGGTACCGTTCCTCGTCCTTTTCATCAGCCACAAGCACCGACGCTTCACTGGTGCTCAGCGAATACGATCCCTCAGCGTTCGTGCCGTGTCTCGATGATGTGGACCCGCTTTTTGTCACCGACGAAGGATTGTTACTGCAGACGGACAGTACCATGAATTTGTCTATGCATCGTCTCGGAACGGTCGAGGAGggcaacgaagaagaaactGAATATTCAGAATCAGAGCACGTGCGCGAATTTTCGAGCTCGGCATTACTTCTGAACTTGGACTCTCCAACGACCACAAGTCCGATCGAAGACCTCAACAGGAATTTTTCGGAACAA GTTGGAGGTAAAGTTCCATCGCCTTCCCTTAAAATTAGCAACCATCCTAGTTCCGTGGAAAGCGAGGACCCAGAAGCGCCGAATGACGATATTGAGGCAGAGTTTCGCAATCGGTCAGGTGAACATCCGTTCAAACCGAAGCGGCGTTCATATCTGCGACAAAACTCTCCTGGCGATTCACCAGTGGAATCCATCAGTGACCGTCGATCTGACCGTAGCAGCAGCTGTGGAGGTAGTGCAGCAGGAACCCCGACTTTCCACCCAAAAGAATGCGAGTACACACCTAGCCGTTCTGTGCAAACAGCGTCAACCCACGCACTTACACCCGATTCGTCACCAACCGGATTCCGTTGGGCCGCGCCCAGGGCAACTCTGGCATCTCAATTGAAAGGTTCCCAAGAATTATCGCCGATTTCACCGACGCAGCCAGCGCCATCGTGGATTGCACCCTTTAAAGACGACAAATTCACTTTCCACAATCTTTCTCACAAATCCTCAAGAGACAGTTCACTTAGTCGTTCGTCTCCAATTGTTAAACCGACTTCTGGCAATATTCAAAACTTGATTAATCGCTTCGAGAAGAAACCTTCGTCAGAGAAAGAGGACTCGACGAGTGTCTCTCGAAAACTGATTAAGGGGATATTAGTAGACAAGTTCAATCCATCGCGCTTCGAACGTCGACAAGACCGAAGTACGCAAAAAGCTGCTGTCACCAGCATTTCAAAGTGGGCTCACGTTACAGAGTCCGCTTTTGCTAGAAAGAAGGTGCATCTTCAGGAGCCCTTGGAGGGAAGTTTCTGGCGATCCCGATCTAATGCCGCTTACTCACGGGTTTTGGAGAATCACGCCTTCGTTCCAATTGTTCGTCCCTCTGTGGCAGGTCGTGATGAGTTTGGTGACCTACTTACGCATAGTTTTGTGTCTGAGTCGGGTGACTGTGATAGGAAGGGCTACTGGGAGCTTGACCTAAAAACGGGGAATGCAGTCAACCAATCATCTGAATCAGAGATTATTTCGACGAGGGACAAAAATGAGGGGACAGCTAGATCATTGACAGGGGTATCTGACGATGATTGGGGACGCTTCAGTAAATACGATACTTCTTCAGATATTCTTGGCTTCCGAGCTCCGGGAAGCTGTGAGATTTAA
- a CDS encoding predicted protein, translated as MSGTFQNSFHASFPKTSHSPASQAQSLPTERFHSRAGPYSGLSPALSGVPRVSFATPYPRFQQTQRQLQSVVTTSFSVEDERDESAGMNGNGWGQSTDRSPASESPFHMPSQNKTPTSRQMNQGQLRRSYSTEGGVEKFAQGEPLKRNYFHHVHPGDAHTGSVSPDFMPPKRVKTSHSLQNETAMYTNRSEEHRSCAPSGWSEFPPPWELSEGPFERHLTRTQSLPPLPPWNRAQAHASKQITYEHDGVYHHSSGNRDSYHTHWNHMIPKLHTWGRPGPFWSRPPPIESHARRDEEAEKDWVESREPASERYPLAMEHRDFEPPYHNSKQHSRPSEVMHIDAEAAVVPENTMLYHGKSVFTNSTIGANSATSRVKKTDKIFLLALPQDKLSLSETLCIVRENIEVFTATQCDVDAPAPGRKHAVTVGQVGLRCIYCRHTTRSSDRVKRAVCYPSSIKRIYRTVIDMKLDHFSLCKFVPTDLKTRLDDLKSIHTRSTGTTMQYFIEAASSLGMADGPSGVRLIGPSNEEAVDVAVAPTRRIAIDLTQPPSLTEAHNTESAMISRSESILSTSSSENSSTMSIDVSMASSNGNKEFDPTKYYMGSIPLFRPEDTMALSPLRCFLREQVCAFSATEEDIAVRAPTTFSISVGQVGIGCVHCLQQHSRLRSNRAVCFPFSIGRIYQSVADIQRFHFNECPNLPVNVKERFLVLQSASSKGSKGLATRQYWVTSGKKLGLVDTPRGIRFCRDPCAPVARASFSLDILAQAAFSVTTAGKQLVHPEDKEYIAEFLYMVMEQLQPCRFTEADRNKRRLKDVGYIGVECKHCSGHVDSRKFFWSSVNAVESNFVSVHTHMLECRMIPDRLKDRLLELKQLRKEQTAALKTGSQKAFFARVWQRLHDDEDNTYSDFRSCLHRDDEMAPELPDQQNDAKSANNMIAV; from the coding sequence ATGAGTGGCACTTTCCAGAATTCCTTTCATGCATCCTTCCCTAAAACGAGTCATTCACCCGCTTCTCAGGCTCAATCATTGCCTACGGAACGCTTTCACTCCCGAGCTGGACCATACTCGGGGCTTTCTCCAGCGTTGTCTGGGGTACCGAGGGTTTCGTTCGCAACACCATATCCAAGATTCCAGCAAACTCAGCGCCAGCTCCAGTCCGTTGTCACAACGTCCTTCAGTGTAGAAGATGAGAGAGACGAATCTGCTGGAATGAACGGCAATGGTTGGGGACAATCTACCGATCGGTCCCCAGCAAGCGAATCTCCTTTTCACATGCCATCCCAAAACAAGACTCCCACAAGCAGGCAGATGAATCAGGGTCAACTGCGAAGATCGTACTCAACTGAAGGAGGGGTTGAAAAGTTTGCTCAAGGGGAGCCACTAAAGCGAAACTACTTCCACCATGTCCATCCTGGAGATGCCCACACTGGGTCAGTCTCGCCAGACTTTATGCCTCCGAAACGGGTAAAAACAAGTCACTCTCTGCAAAATGAAACAGCAATGTATACAAATAGATCAGAAGAGCACAGATCGTGTGCTCCGTCAGGTTGGAGCGAGTTTCCTCCGCCCTGGGAGCTGTCGGAAGGTCCGTTTGAACGTCACCTCACACGTACGCAATCACTGCCTCCGTTGCCTCCTTGGAATCGAGCTCAAGCTCACGCTTCTAAGCAAATCACTTATGAACACGATGGAGTTTACCACCATTCTTCGGGAAACCGTGATTCCTATCACACTCATTGGAATCATATGATTCCAAAGCTGCATACATGGGGTCGTCCTGGTCCTTTCTGGTCCCGCCCACCTCCAATTGAGTCGCATGCCAGAAGAGATGAAGAGGCAGAGAAGGACTGGGTGGAAAGCAGGGAACCAGCTTCCGAGCGGTACCCTTTAGCGATGGAACATCGTGATTTTGAGCCTCCATATCACAATAGCAAGCAACATTCTCGGCCTTCTGAAGTGATGCATATTGATGCAGAGGCAGCTGTAGTTCCAGAGAATACAATGCTTTATCACGGCAAATCTGTCTTTACAAATTCGACGATTGGAGCAAACTCAGCAACGTCAAGAGTGAAAAAAACCGACAAAATATTTCTCCTTGCGTTGCCCCAGGACAAACTTTCTCTCAGCGAGACACTTTGTATTGTTAGAGAAAATATTGAGGTATTTACTGCGACGCAGTGTGATGTTGATGCACCTGCTCCTGGTCGCAAGCATGCAGTCACAGTAGGGCAAGTTGGTCTACGTTGTATATACTGTCGTCATACCACGCGATCGAGCGACCGTGTCAAGCGCGCTGTATGCTACCCATCTTCTATCAAAAGAATCTACCGAACAGTTATTGATATGAAACTCGATCATTTTTCTCTCTGCAAGTTCGTGCCGACGGATCTAAAGACACGACTAGATGATCTCAAGTCTATTCATACTCGCAGCACCGGTACTACCATGCAGTACTTCATTGAGGCAGCTAGTTCTCTTGGTATGGCCGATGGTCCATCTGGGGTTCGTCTCATCGGACCTTCGAACGAAGAAGCGGTCgatgttgctgttgcgcCCACGCGAAGGATTGCGATTGATCTGACTCAACCGCCGTCCCTCACTGAAGCTCACAATACCGAATCTGCTATGATAAGCCGCAGTGAATCAATActgtcgacgtcgtcgtccgaaaACTCGTCGACCATGTCCATAGATGTCAGTATGGCTTCGTCTAATGGCAATAAAGAGTTTGATCCGACCAAGTATTACATGGGCTCAATTCCTCTGTTCCGACCTGAAGACACAATGGCACTCAGCCCTCTTCGGTGCTTTTTGCGCGAACAAGTGTGTGCTTTTTCTGCCACcgaagaagatattgcgGTTCGAGCCCCAACTACGTTCTCCATTTCAGTTGGACAAGTCGGAATAGGATGTGTTCACTGCCTACAGCAACATTCTAGGCTTCGGTCTAATCGAGCTGTCtgttttcctttttcaattGGAAGGATCTATCAATCAGTCGCTGATATTCAACGCTTTCACTTCAACGAATGCCCAAACTTGCCAGTGAACGTGAAAGAGCGATTTTTAGTTCTACAGAGTGCAAGCTCCAAAGGCTCAAAGGGTTTGGCCACTCGACAATACTGGGTCACATCGGGAAAGAAACTCGGTCTTGTTGATACTCCTAGAGGCATCAGATTTTGTCGCGATCCGTGTGCGCCAGTTGCTAGAGCTTCTTTCTCTCTCGATATTCTTGCTCAGGCAGCATTCAGCGTCACCACAGCTGGCAAGCAACTTGTTCATCCTGAAGACAAGGAATATATAGCTGAGTTCCTCTACATGGTTATGGAGCAGCTGCAGCCTTGTCGGTTCACTGAGGCAGACCGCAACAAACGCCGCCTTAAGGATGTCGGGTATATCGGCGTCGAGTGCAAGCACTGTTCAGGACATGTCGACAGCCGCAAGTTTTTTTGGTCGAGTGTGAACGCGGTCGAATCCAATTTCGTTTCGGTCCATACTCATATGCTGGAATGTCGCATGATCCCTGATCGCTTAAAAGATCGCCTTCTTGAGTTAAAGCAACTCCGCAAAGAGCAAACGGCTGCTCTCAAGACTGGATCGCAAAAAGCGTTCTTTGCCCGAGTCTGGCAGCGTCTACATGACGATGAGGACAATACATATAGTGACTTTAGGTCATGTCTACACAGAGATGATGAGATGGCTCCGGAGCTGCCCGATCAACAAAATGACGCCAAAAGTGCCAACAACATGATCGCTGTCTAA
- a CDS encoding predicted protein, whose protein sequence is MHYALFADSNIHDYQRLRVKDKSFTGKTPDESSGDGRLHSRGKEEWKLVNGVPWWYDACPQKFKPIDSFTGTIVEWAVKTGQAVKTDDVVAMVETDKVTVEIRAEIDGVLTEKFAEVDETVDVGGDLYEIDTEGEASTAVASREDLSKDTIASSDELDENLIAEPAQTAKEESSNSGHRSPSIQFLGKEGWARVLSGEPLKEPQQLATVQVLVLDPMYGRPKFTEEEIEALILGGASIAPEVVSHSTGAKFRL, encoded by the exons ATGCACTATGCGCTTTTCGCAGATTCCAACATCCACGACTATCAGAGGCTTCGTGTCAAGGACAAGTCCTTTACTGGAAAAACGCCGGATGAAAGTTCCGGAGATGGGCGACTCCATTCGAGAGGTAAGGAGGAATGGAAGCTTGTCAACGGCGTTCCTTGGTGGTATGATGCTTGTCCACAAAAGTTCAAGCCGATCGATAGTTTTACA GGAACCATTGTAGAATGGGCAGTCAAGACTGGCCAAGCTGTCAAAACCGATGATGTTGTTGCCATGGTCGAGACAGACAAGGTGACGGTTGAAATCCGAGCAGAAATTGATGGTGTCCTTACAGAGAAGTTTGCCGAAGT AGACGAAACGGTTGATGTTGGAGGAGACTTATATGAGATTGATACCGAGGGAGAGGCAAGCACCGCTGTAGCATCTCGAGAAGATTTGTCGAAGGATACGATTGCCAGCTCTGACGAATTAGATGAAAATCTCATCGCGGAACCAGCGCAGActgccaaagaagaatcaaGCAATAGTGGACACCGCTCGCCTTCGATTCAATTTTTGGGGAAAGAGGGGTGGGCAAGAGTCCTAAGCGGCGAACCTTTGAAGGAACCGCAACAGCTAGCAACAGTCCAAGTGTTAGTCCTCGATCCTATGTATGGTCGGCCTAAATTCACGGAGGAAGAAATAGAAGCTCTCATTTTGGGAGGGGCATCCATCGCACCAGAAGTTGTGTCGCATTCGACAGGAGCAAAGTTCAGGCTTTAA
- a CDS encoding predicted protein, which produces MSEERLNQKTIDDMASEVAHLHSTNTSPHSPSIHAAGTDQGDHAYFGVDQIACMEPIGSEFRRESFLTEFSQSRGPPQIVLLIILLALGFGSTIGVVPAVMTDRYARLNHDYSDQTYCADYSMNDKPKACLLGSADAQNAVAFEQLISNIFTFFTSSLIGSLSDEYGRKGILTLGVLMSTMSPLCLLLIQLRPEMSPFWYYTVGAVQGLISWITIALSALSDVMPPKWRAPSFGLLLAGFSLGFAMAPQLALILGHFYVTVVSLFMVLSGLLIVVFFFPETLRPETAREARRVREAQVEDLSASKLALSNILRPMRELSILNRNRLFRLLSLLAFFSGLVTAGDRTLLIYYIEERLGFGDKDIATMFMIMGVLGIFVQGVVLKLLNEAIGERMVVTLCFCLGSFHNLLYGLAKDKTTIFLAVAISAFGGMAFPTISAIKANNVNESEQGRIQGALFSLQALASATGPMLLRFIYHLTKDGAFLGPGSMFVVASGIYLIAVYCAYSLPDEANSLRKERPFADVDMDEPSSNMPLL; this is translated from the exons ATGAGTGAGGAACGCCTCAACCAGAAAACTATAGACGACATGGCCTCTGAAGTTGCACACCTACACAGTACAAACACATCTCCACACAGTCCATCGATACACGCGGCTGGAACAGATCAGGGCGATCATGCCTATTTTGGCGTTGATCAGATAGCGTGCATGGAACCGATTGGCTCAGAGTTCCGGCGAGAATCTTTTTTGACTGAGTTTTCCCAGTCTCGAGGTCCACCCCAAATTGTACTCTTGATTATTCTACTGGCTCTAGGATTTGGTTCGACTATCGGTGTG GTACCTGCAGTAATGACGGATCGATATGCGCGCCTTAATCATGACTATTCCGACCAAACCTACTGTGCTGACTATTCGATGAACGATAAGCCAAAGGCATGTTTGCTTGGGTCTGccgatgcgcagaatgcCGTTGCGTTTGAGCAACTTATTTCGAATATCTTTACTTTCTTTACAAGCTCACTGATAGGATCTCTTAGCGACGAATACGGCAGAAAAG GAATTCTGACGTTGGGAGTCCTCATGTCGACCATGTCTCCCCTTTGTCTGTTGCTCATACAGCTCCGGCCAGAAATGAGTCCCTTTTGGTACTACACCGTTGGCGCTGTTCAGGGGTTGATCAGTTGGATCACCATTGCACTTTCTGCACTTTCGGATGTCATGCCTCCCAAATGGCGAGCGCCAAGTTTTGGCTTACTGCTAGCAGGCTTTTCCTTGGGATTTGCCATGGCTCCCCAATTGGCCCTTATTCTTGGTCATTTTTATGTCACTGTCGTTTCTCTCTTCATGGTTCTGTCGGGATTGCTTATTGTGGTGTTTTTCTTCCCCGAAACTTTGCGCCCCGAAACGGCGCGCGAAGCCCGTCGTGTGCGTGAAGCGCAAGTGGAGGATCTTTCTGCATCAAAATTAGCACTATCAAATATTTTGAGGCCGATGAGGGAGCTGTCTATTCTAAATCGAAACCGCCTTTTCCGTTTGTTGTCGCTTTTGGCATTTTTTAGTGGTCTGGTAACCGCAGGAGACCGAACACTTCTTATTTACTACATTGAAGAACGTTTAGGCTTCGGCGACAAAGACATTGCGACCATGTTCATGATCATGGGCGTTCTGGGTATATTTGTCCAGGGCGTCGTCTTGAAATTACTGAACGAGGCTATTGGAGAGCGAATGGTTGTCACATTATGCTTCTGCCTTGGATCATTTCACAATTTGCTTTACGGCctcgccaaagacaaaacCACTATCTTCCTTGCGGTTGCCATTTCTGCCTTCGGGGGGATGGCATTTCCGACAATTTCTGCGATCAAGGCCAACAATGTT AATGAGTCCGAGCAAGGCAGAATTCAAGGAGCACTTTTTTCACTCCAAGCACTCGCATCAGCCACTGGTCCCATGCTTCTTCGATTCATCTACCATCTCACAAAAGACGGTGCCTTTCTCGGTCCTGGTTCAATGTTTGTAGTGGCTTCGGGAATATACCTGATTGCGGTATATTGCGCTTACTCTCTGCCG GATGAAGCAAACTCGCTGCGCAAAGAGAGGCCGTTTGCCGACGTTGATATGGACGAACCCTCTTCAAATATGCCTCTATTATAG
- a CDS encoding predicted protein yields the protein MPHTKDTVANFRNINENKMLTLDSDAAGHSSSLAPTTTRPSEKKRGRRAKVEHHFPVPPTIIQVVKKPRTFTNHSYRDFSNVPVEGNESKKPPSIDDMCFAEKVHDILSQQEYNNYISWMPHGRAFRVTVPAAFEKEICETYFGHKRYSSFLRELSNHGFKHISQGSDRNCYYHEFMLRGLPHLCKYMPKSKDARRLIADPENEPNFYVVTKNFPLPDDPAFGHDVAETELEAKQHSLAKRRLYADKMDPYAMVPVKRYALDPSYHFGPSATRLTTSLSASTGYTNPVPLPSTAPYAGFDTDCTDAKNAMLNAAFFQAQTYSLAAEGRIVPGCCDPAAALAVLIGSDKTLDNKPDLS from the exons ATGCCGCATACAAAGGATACAGTCGCAAACTTTCGTAACATCAACGAGAATAAAATGCTGACATTGGATAGTGATGCGGCTGGACATTCATCTTCTCTAGCTCCGACCACGACTCGACCGTCGGAAAAGAAGCGTGGACGTCGTGCCAAGGTTGAGCATCATTTTCCTGTGCCACCAACTATAATCCAGGTGGTCAAAAAGCCTCGAACCTTCACAAATCATTCTTACCGTGACTTTTCGAACGTTCCAGTGGAAGGAAATGAATCTAAGAAACCGCCTAGCATTGATGATATGTGCTTTGCAGAAAAAGTTCACGATATACTGTCTCAACAAGAGTACAACAATTACATTTCTTGGATGCCTCACGGCCGCGCTTTTCGAGTCA CCGTGCCTGCCgcctttgaaaaagaaatatGTGAAACGTATTTTGGACATAAGCGCTACTCAAGTTTTTTGAGG GAACTGTCAAATCATGGGTTTAAGCACATCAGTCAAGGCTCCGATCGCAACTGCTACTACCATGAGTTTATGTTGCGTGGTCTCCCTCACCTTTGTAAGTACATGCCGAAGTCCAAGGACGCTCGGCGCTTAATTGCTGACCCGGAGAATGAGCCGAACTTCTACGTAGTTACAAAAAACTTCCCTCTTCCTGACGACCCAGCATTTGGCCATGACGTTGCGGAAACGGAATTGGAAGCCAAACAGCACTCCCTCGCAAAGCGACGGCTGTATGCTGACAAAATGGACCCGTATGCAATGGTGCCGGTTAAGAGATATGCTTTGGATCCGTCTTATCACTTTGGTCCTTCAGCTACGAGATTGACTACCAGTCTGAGTGCTTCAACTGGGTATACCAATCCGGTTCCTTTACCTTCAACTGCTCCCTATGCTGGGTTCGATACTGATTGCACTGATGCCAAGAACGCGATGTTGAATGCGGCTTTTTTTCAAGCGCAAACGTATTCTCTAGCAGCCGAGGGGCGAATCGTTCCGGGTTGTTGCGATCCGGCTGCAGCACTGGCGGTTTTGATAGGATCCGATAAAACGTTGGACAATAAACCTGACCTTTCTTGA